The following proteins are co-located in the Pyricularia oryzae 70-15 chromosome 1, whole genome shotgun sequence genome:
- a CDS encoding L-aminoadipate-semialdehyde dehydrogenase produces MSTPHSGEVYGRRLVPHVIDSIANRDPRRECFSIPRSSNPKDGWRAVSYGQYASAIDRLAHHVVKTSGAPHPKAFPTLAYVGENNAVYLIFVIAAVKAGYKALFVSPQNSEETQLHLFQLTDCHVIYHDAMFQRSVQAWLGKRHGMTANLLAPLDFWLADEGAVAHFPYVRTAEEAEREPFVVLHTSGSTGPPQPIVVQHGLIMLGDKLHRLPVWNGSEPAVRGLARSRRNLTPMPFFHAGGLYTFFGFHVYWEKPVAFAITDGPLTADFILQQLAHAPADVDSISLPPLVLEELSTTDRGCEALGRMKFVFFGGGNLNEAAGKRLLDRGVVLQNSFGSTEYGMLPFYWQTNPQEYQWLPIHSEVLGAEWRPVAGEDDVFELVIVRKDDPSSIQGVFYTFPTLDEWSSGDLFKKHPTLPDHWKYHGRCDDLIVLSNGERLNPTAVENALSGHPKVRSAIVVGTMRSQPAVLIEPASHPSGTEEKEALLDEIWPIVLKANSELASHARISRQLILITKSDKPFHRLANDAVHRVPSIKLYEPEVDELYREAEAGWKDAQCSLDLGSEERLLQSVCRLFQTLTYSTIIEPDTDFFSAGIDSDQVVNACRLLRSELRDKSKRINLQSITPKIIHAKPSARRLTAELWGQHIGSVNPVTTDAEASRAMSGLVAKYTQDLPEAPLIKKPAARTSQQTVVLTGSTGRLGAYLLDMLVADPAVAKILCLNRSRDGRARQQRLDASRGLRTDLTGVDFLHADLARPDLGLGVEGYAQILANADRVVHAQWPADSNLALAAFEPHVRAVRNLADLCAGATRDVRLVLASTVRSATGWDGSDARRVPAGAYAQARRVAELVLDAAARRSGLSAAVVRFGQIAGPEDPAGLWSRDEWLPRLVASSVRSLGVLPRDLGAMSTVDWVTAEGAARLVLEAAAGQTKGVSGGCCYYYGVNPHAGHFSTLSEAIKGFYGERVRELVPWRDWVEALEESEMQGGNAESNPALQLLDFYRGTPDDEMIGDARVSFTLDETLEASTSMREMRPITPELMVQWCRRWDL; encoded by the exons ATGTCGACGCCGCACTCTGGAGAGGTGTACGGCAGGCGACTTGTTCCGCATGTGATTGACAGCATCGCCAACAGGGACCCGCGGCGGGAGTGCTTCTCGATTCCACGGTCGTCCAATCCCAAAGATGGATGGAGGGCAGTTTCATACGGTCAATACGCCAGCGCCATCGACCGCCTTGCGCATCACGTCGTCAAAACGTCTGGCGCACCACACCCAAAAGCGTTTCCCACCTTGGCGTATGTCGGCGAAAACAATGCCGTCTATCTCATCTTTGTCATTGCTGCCGTCAAGGCAGGCTACAAG GCATTATTTGTGTCTCCCCAAAATTCAGAAGAGACCCAGCTGCACCTTTTCCAGCTCACAGACTGCCACGTCATCTACCACGATGCCATGTTCCAGCGGTCGGTGCAGGCGTGGCTGGGCAAGCGACACGGGATGACGGCGAACCTCTTGGCGCCGCTGGACTTTTGGCTGGCGGACGAGGGCGCAGTCGCGCACTTCCCCTACGTCAGGACGGCAGAGGAAGCCGAGCGGGAACCGTTCGTCGTGCTGCACACGAGCGGGAGCACGGGGCCGCCGCAGCCCATCGTGGTGCAACACGGCCTGATCATGCTCGGCGACAAGCTGCACCGGCTGCCGGTCTGGAACGGGTCCGAGCCTGCGGTGCGCGGCCTGGCCCGCTCGCGGAGGAACCTGACGCCGATGCCGTTCTTCCACGCCGGTGGCCTGTACACCTTCTTCGGCTTCCACGTCTACTGGGAGAAGCCCGTCGCGTTTGCCATCACGGACGGGCCGCTCACGGCGGATTTCATACTGCAGCAGTTGGCGCACGCCCCGGCCGATGTGGATTCCATCTCGCTGCCGCCTTTGGTTTTGGAAGAGCTCAGCACTACGGACAGGGGATGCGAGGCGCTTGGCAGGATGAAGTTTGTGTTCTTTGGAGGAG GTAATCTTAATGAAGCGGCGGGCAAAAGACTGCTGGACCGAGGAGTCGTGCTGCAAAATTCATTCGGGTCGACCGA ATACGGCATGCTGCCATTTTATTGGCAGACCAACCCCCAAGAATACCAGTGGCTTCCGATCCACTCCGAGGTTCTCGGCGCCGAGTGGAGACCTGTCGCCGGAGAAGACGACGTGTTTGAGCTGGTGATCGTGCGCAAGGATGACCCCTCGAGCATCCAGGGCGTCTTTTACACTTTCCCAACTTTGGACGAGTGGAGCTCTGGGGACCTGTTCAAGAAACATCCGACGCTGCCCGACCACTGGAAGTACCACGGGCGCTGCGACGATTTGATAGTCTTGTCAAACGGCGAGAGGCTCAACCCTACCGCGGTGGAGAATGCCTTGAGTGGACATCCAAAAGTCAGGTCCGCCATCGTGGTGGGCACGATGCGATCCCAGCCTGCTGTGCTTATTGAGCCGGCCAGTCACCCGAGCGGCACAGAGGAAAAGGAGGCTCTGCTCGACGAGATTTGGCCTATTGTCCTCAAGGCCAACAGCGAACTGGCATCTCACGCACGGATAAGTAGGCAGCTCATCTTGATCACAAAGTCCGACAAGCCTTTCCACAGACTGGCCAATGACGCTGTCCATCGAGTCCCGTCCATCAAGCTGTACGAGCCAGAGGTGGACGAGCTCTACAGAGAGGCCGAGGCTGGATGGAAAGATGCTCAATGCAGCCTGGACCTTGGCTCGGAAGAGAGGCTCCTGCAGTCTGTCTGTCGTCTATTCCAGACGCTCACCTACTCAACCATCATCGAACCGGATACAGATTTTTTCTCAGCAGGCATCGATTCCGACCAGGTCGTCAACGCATGCCGCCTTCTCCGCAGCGAGCTCCGAGACAAGAGCAAAAGAATTAACCTGCAGAGTATCACCCCAAAGATCATCCACGCAAAGCCTTCCGCTCGCCGACTGACCGCAGAGCTGTGGGGTCAGCATATCGGCTCGGTCAATCCCGTCACCACAGACGCCGAAGCATCGCGCGCCATGTCGGGCCTGGTGGCCAAGTACACACAAGATCTACCCGAAGCACCCTTGATCAAGAAGCCCGCCGCCCGCACCTCGCAGCAGACCGTCGTGCTGACCGGCAGCACAGGCCGGCTGGGCGCCTACCTGCTCGACATGCTCGTCGCGGACCCAGCCGTGGCCAAGATCCTCTGCCTCAACCGCTCCCGCGACGGCCGCGCGCGCCAGCAGCGCCTCGACGCCTCGcgcggcctgcgcaccgACCTGACGGGCGTCGACTTTCTGCACGCGGACCTCGCCCGGCCGGACCTCGGCCTGGGCGTCGAGGGCTACGCGCAGATCCTCGCGAACGCGGACCGCGTCGTCCACGCGCAGTGGCCCGCCGACTCGAACCTGGCCCTGGCGGCGTTTGAGCCGCACGTCCGCGCCGTGCGCAACCTGGCGGACCTGTGCGCGGGCGCCACGCGCGACGTCCGGCTCGTGCTCGCGTCGACGGTGCGCAGCGCGACGGGCTGGGACGGCTCCGACGCGCGCCGCGTGCCGGCCGGGGCGTACGCGCAGGCCAGGCGGGTGGCGGAGCTGGTGCTCGACGCGGCGGCGCGGcggtcgggcttgtcggcggccgTGGTGCGCTTCGGGCAGATTGCTGGGCCCGAGGACCCCGCGGGGCTGTGGAGTCGCGACGAGTGGCTGCCGAGGCTGGTGGCGTCCTCGGTGAGATCTCTGGGCGTCCTGCCGCGGGATCTGGGCGCCATGAGCACCGTCGACTGGGTCACGGCCGAGGGCGCGGCCCGGTTGGTCTTGGAGGCTGCTGCGGGCCAGACAAAGGGGGTTTCGGGGGGCTGTTGCTACTACTACGGGGTTAATCCGCACGCGGGCCACTTTTCGACGCTGAGCGAAGCCATCAAGGGGTTTTATGGAGAGAGGGTCCGGGAGCTGGTTCCGTGGAGGGATTGGGTGGAGGCTTTGGAGGAGAGTGAGATGCAGGGAGGTAATGCTGAAAGCAATCCGGCTCTACAATTGTTGGATTTCTACAGGGGAACGCCGGACGACGAGATGATTGGTGATGCGAGGGTCTCGTTTACTTTGGACGAGACCCTCGAGGCCAGCACTAGCATGAGGGAGATGCGGCCCATCACCCCTGAGCTCATGGTTCAGTGGTGCCGCCGTTGGGATTTGTAG
- a CDS encoding ABC-type Fe3+ transport system, whose translation MRAPFALTSILFGCAVQGCDRLLGFKAEPETETRSLEELHQAALAEGGVVTVWHGGDEKTQQDATKAAFEARFPGMTLNMTVDVSKYHDSRLDEELAKGGPVTPDSIILQTLHDYPRWAQQGALLNYKPQGFDGIPAEAKDSATGAWHGVFYISWRIVANPAKTNGLAVEEFDDFLKPELKGKIVLTYPNDDDAVLWAFHLIMQQKGIAWFDALLAQKPRWVRGTATPSTIAASPDHAQAVSFTTSGGRPALASTYPTRTNFVAWPQTAGILRDARHPEGARLFHNWLLSRERQETQDWPLRTDVAPLPNGFPLDRDIAKVANTNAAAFLPWMRDRVSVERLKLWFETKIGTPQGLSPLEDDL comes from the exons ATGCGCGCTCCCTTCGCCCTCACCTCCATACTCTTTGGATGTGCAGTCCAAGGTTGTGATCGGCTGCTTGGATTCAAGGCCGAACCGGAGACGGAGACGCGATCTCTGGAAGAGCTGCACCAAGCCGCGCTGGCAGAGGGAGGAGTTGTGACAGTCTGGCACGGCGGTGATGAGAAAACACAGCAGGACGCGACCAAGGCAGCGTTTGAGGCGCGCTTCCCAGGAATGACGCTCAACATGACGGTCGACGTGTCCAAGTATCACGATTCGCGCCTGGAcgaggagctggccaaggggGGCCCCGTGACGCCCGACAGCATCATCCTGCAGACCCTGCACGACTACCCGCGCTGGGCCCAGCAGGGGGCGCTCCTCAACTACAAACCGCAGGGCTTCGACGGCATCCCCGCAGAGGCCAAGGACTCGGCCACGGGAGCTTGGCACGGCGTGTTTTACATCTCCTGGCGGATCGTGGCGAACCCGGCAAAGACGAACGGGCTGGCGGTCGAGGAGTTTGACGACTTTTTGAAGCCCGAGCTCAAGGGCAAGATTGTCTTGACGTACCccaacgacgacgatgccGTGCTCTGGGCCTTTCATCTCAT AATGCAGCAAAAAGGCATCGCCTGGTTCGACGCCCTGCTCGCCCAGAAGCCCCGATGGGTCCGCGGCACCGCGACGCCGTCGACCATCGCCGCCTCGCCCGACCACGCGCAGGCCGTCAGCTTCACCACGTCCGGCGGCCGGCCGGCCCTCGCCTCGACGTACCCGACGCGGACCAACTTTGTCGCGTGGCCCCAGACGGCCGGGATCCTCCGGGACGCGCGGCACCCCGAGGGCGCCAGGCTGTTCCACAACTGGCTCCTGAGCAGGGAGAGGCAGGAGACGCAGGACTGGCCGCTCAGGACCGACGTGGCGCCGCTgcccaacggttttccgctCGACCGCGACATTGCCAAGGTCGCCAACACCAACGCCGCTGCGTTCCTGCCGTGGATGAGGGACAGGGTGAGCGTCGAGAGGCTGAAGCTGTGGTTTGAGACCAAGATTGGCACCCCTCAGGGCCTGAGCCCGCTGGAGGATGATCTGTAG
- a CDS encoding endo-1,3(4)-beta-glucanase 1, which translates to MISLFFATAFALIQAALSQGQDPLQDAAARGPGPGPGPGSGPFAFPNSTSNGSVDVFGVLSHSKPINVPFREDHPQKPVGVRQRGPLQTNKFYANFFANRQDNATWTHPYSVWWSNDTAKQGHGLSVSHTDRSQFIYGPGNPVQSFQDPLFRQAVALSAQELQNGTVLTTDGLTAFSVNVHLAPNKRAKPVISFPLVQGMAFVTGVYRSARVLIQSQSGFVGVQSIPVYPDGLGAAVYGWTVRLGDGTDWLIYMTPSGGFERPNMTMVKNGTLAGPRNFSGTVQVAKNPLEEHGMRVFNRAAGAYPVSATISGSVSGRTGTYTLSWKKAGLQYRPLLIFALPHHVKSFDQRTSEGITNVTLASTTKGIATAVFAESFTMVERELPTDIGLDPWSPRLGSVGSKKAPGGTVSRAAKAAIVAAGKSELAEDIIKLTNLTSKYYAGIAFSMYARALYAVNNIAEVTNYTAGALRKLEAAFDRYVRNLEPNPLFYDNVWKGLVSSASYNNSDPLEDFGNTFYNDHNFHYGYYVYTAAIIAHFDPSWLTRNGSVNRIWVDNLIRDWSNPSTDDPYFPFSRSFDWFHGHSWARGVLEAPDGKDQESSAEDAFSTYAIKMWGRATGDARTEARGNLQLAVNARSLQSYFLMADDNDVQPRDFIGNRAVGILFDRKANHTTYFGDQTTFIEGIHMLPIVPSSAYVRRAPFVRQEWDQYFAGNRTGNLTGGGFVGHVYVNLAIADQAGAEESYRFMRAQRANSSYLDGQSLAWNLAYTAALGGSLANSTAPRLAKARFV; encoded by the coding sequence ATGATTAGCCTATTCTTCGCGACAGCTTTTGCACTAATTCAGGCTGCATTGTCACAAGGACAAGATCCCCTCCAGGATGCAGCCGCGCggggtccaggtccaggtccggGTCCGGGTTCGGGTCCCTTTGCGTTTCCAAACTCGACCAGCAACGGCTCCGTGGACGTCTTTGGCGTGCTCTCGCACAGCAAACCCATCAACGTGCCGTTCCGAGAAGACCACCCGCAAAAGCCCGTAGGCGTGCGCCAAAGGGGCCCGCTGCAGACCAACAAGTTTTATGCCAATTTCTTCGCCAACAGGCAGGATAATGCGACGTGGACGCACCCGTACTCGGTGTGGTGGTCCAACGACACGGCCAAGCAGGGCCACGGTTTGTCGGTGTCCCACACGGACCGGAGCCAGTTCATCTACGGGCCGGGAAACCCGGTGCAGTCGTTTCAAGACCCGTTGTTCCGGCAAGCCGTTGCCCTCTCGGCGCAGGAGCTGCAGAACGGTACCGTCTTGACCACGGACGGCTTGACCGCCTTTTCGGTCAATGTGCACCTGGCTCCGAACAAAAGGGCCAAGCCCGTCATTTCGTTTCCCCTCGTGCAGGGCATGGCTTTCGTCACGGGCGTGTATCGCAGTGCTAGGGTGCTCATCCAATCCCAGTCGGGGTTTGTCGGGGTTCAAAGCATACCGGTCTACCCGGACGGGCTGGGCGCTGCTGTGTATGGATGGACTGTCCGACTAGGCGACGGAACAGACTGGCTGATTTATATGACGCCGAGCGGTGGTTTTGAGAGGCCAAACATGACCATGGTAAAAAACGGAACCCTAGCGGGGCCGAGAAACTTTTCCGGGACGGTCCAAGTCGCCAAGAATCCCCTCGAGGAGCATGGCATGCGGGTCTTTAATAGGGCTGCCGGGGCATATCCCGTGAGCGCCACAATATCGGGATCGGTTTCGGGCAGGACCGGCACCTACACGTTGAGCTGGAAAAAGGCCGGCCTTCAATACCGTCCGTTGCTCATATTTGCCCTGCCGCACCACGTCAAGTCCTTTGATCAGAGGACTTCCGAGGGCATTACCAACGTCACGCTGGCAAGCACCACAAAGGGTATTGCAACTGCAGTCTTTGCTGAATCTTTCACAATGGTAGAGAGAGAACTCCCGACGGATATTGGGCTCGACCCGTGGTCGCCAAGACTTGGATCCGTGGGCTCAAAGAAGGCACCCGGCGGCACCGTCTCGCGCGCAGCCAAAGCCGCCATCGTGGCTGCTGGCAAGTCGGAGCTTGCCGAGGACATAATCAAGCTCACAAACCTCACATCCAAATACTACGCGGGGATTGCCTTTTCCATGTATGCGAGGGCGCTGTATGCCGTAAACAATATAGCAGAAGTGACCAACTATACGGCCGGAGCTCTCAGGAAGCTCGAGGCGGCGTTCGACCGATACGTTAGAAACCTCGAGCCCAACCCGCTCTTCTACGACAACGTCTGGAAAGGCCTCGTGTCCTCGGCGTCGTACAACAACAGCGACCCGCTGGAGGACTTTGGCAACACCTTTTACAACGACCACAACTTCCACTACGGATACTACGTCTACACGGCCGCCATCATAGCCCACTTCGACCCCTCGTGGCTGACCAGGAACGGCTCCGTCAACAGGATCTGGGTCGACAACCTCATCCGCGACTGGTCCAACCCCTCGACCGACGACCCCTACTTTCCCTTCTCGCGCTCATTCGACTGGTTCCACGGCCACAGCTGGGCGCGCGGCGTGCTCGAGGCCCCCGACGGCAAGGACCAGGAGTCCTCGGCCGAGGACGCCTTTTCGACCTACGCCATCAAGATGTGGGGCCGCGCCACCGGCGACGCGCGCACCGAGGCCCGCGGCAACCTGCAGCTGGCCGTCAACGCCCGCAGCCTGCAGTCGTACTTTCTGATGGCGGACGACAACGACGTGCAGCCGCGCGACTTCATCGGCAACCGCGCCGTGGGCATCCTGTTCGACCGCAAGGCGAACCACACCACGTACTTTGGCGACCAGACGACCTTCATCGAGGGCATCCACATGCTGCCCATCGTGCCGAGCAGCGCCTACGTGCGGCGCGCCCCCTTTGTGCGCCAGGAGTGGGACCAGTACTTTGCCGGCAACCGCACGGGCAACCTGACCGGGGGCGGCTTCGTCGGGCACGTTTATGTGAACCTCGCCATTGCGGACCAGGCCGGGGCGGAGGAGAGCTATCGGTTCATGAGGGCACAGAGGGCGAACAGCTCGTACCTGGACGGGCAGAGCTTGGCCTGGAACCTGGCTTATACTGCTGCTCTGGGGGGTAGTCTGGCTAATAGCACCGCCCCGAGGCTGGCCAAGGCACGATTTGTTTAA